The genomic window CGATCGAAATCTGAATCAAAAATTCTGCAAACTTATAGATAATGAATTAACACTTTGAGAAGAAGCCCTGAatcattttccaattttttgaaagcATAGAATACTTTTAAAACGTGTGCAGACAAAAGGTGTAAGAAACATTGTTCACACGGAGGGTTAATAATACAGTCAAATACATAGCAAGAATAACTGAACATTATTCTTCATAGAAGGGCAACTTATAATCAATGAATACTCAACTGACATATCTCAGTTTTATGTGTTGAAATATCAGGGTATATCATGAAGGTTACGAATTCACAGTAAAGTATAcatcatattatatattatatgtacagaATGGATGGATTCTTTTAGTATAGTTCACAGTACACCGAAGATCACTCAAATATAATCACGTTTGTGATTTATGGTTGAATTATACAccttcaattattttcatatcttACTATTCAATCAGATTACAATTAATAATCGGGTTGATTGCAAAAGTAGGAAAATAGCATGGATAGAAGATATCGAGTTTTAGAATTCATTTAACATTTCTATCATTACCTTGTACACatttaaaaatgcaaaataacACGCCCATTGAAAATCTCGAGACCTCGCGCTGTGATATCCCAATCTGCACAATTTATCTTACGATTAGCTGGGATTTCTCACATTGTTACAAGTTACGAAGCatttaataattgtaaaaacaTATATTAAACTTTTGGAACTCAACGAGAATGAACCtattgcaaataaattttcatcatgTTGCGATGTTTTGACCTTTACATATAACTTGTTTTTGAAGAAATCAGTAAACCACGCTAATGAATTTGATCCGGTGAGACTGAAAACAAGGAATATCGCCGTGTGACTTATGTGTATTACAATCCTGGTGGTAGTTGCTGAATCTAAATTCTTACATATATTCTGAGTAATATAATATGGTTTCTAAGCTAATGATAGGACTGTCTTATTTACTAGTTCACGgacataaaatttttggatGGGCTGGGTAATTAATCGGTAATAAAACGTCGTATATTACTATATTTCGATTCCCACACCATTTTGCAACAGTTCGTAGATTACTGACTTCAGGATTAGCCTTTAGAATTTCACGGTATTCTTACACATCCGTTGTATGCAATAGGTATCATAATTTGTATTGACTATTAGTACATGCGTCATGTATTAATTGTTCATACCATGTATACATTCAAGTATAATTCCGAATTCgatgatatttgaaatttggattgTATTTAAGAAAAGTCATTATTCTTATGCCTTATGTTATATGTTTGTATTTTCATTATCTTTTAGTACTTCACCCCACGGTTTGGCAATTACGTGTGATGTCTATTTCATGTACATATCTGATTAGtttttataatgaatattCTAACTAAATATTTCTTAACTCTATCATTTTCTAACATAAAAAGGTGAAATTTCAACCACtttcatacatacatgtatttggtgtatatatatgtggtaTACTTTCGTATACCCATAATCTCAAGTAATATCTCTTTCACTCAAGATCATGCTACAATTGCAATTGAGCTTTATTATAACATGATAGAATCATTCGCATTCAATCAGATCTGACCAGTAAGATCttcaataaaaatgtattcatctatataatcgttttttattcgttgCTTTTTGCCTCCAACTTAATCCAAACTTAGATTTAcataaaatgtgtaaaaccGAGAAATAACTATTCTAAAACAGCATTTGAACAGTTTTTGAACACTTTTCAATAGTTAACGATGGTATTTTTACACGATCGATAATTTTTGTCTGTAAGGATTTAACAATGAAACACCGAAATAATTCCTCAATCCTATAGTCCCCCGAAGTTAGAGCTAGAGCAGAACCgcataatttgaaaacaaattgaaagcACGATTGAAGATGAATATAACCTGCCGATAACTATATCGAGTACATAGTCTGGTGCTATTTCCACAGTCAATATAATCACTTATCAGGGATAACGCACTAATACCTGTTACCGAACTAGTAATCAACAGTGCTCTTCAAATACAGGGGCTGACGACTTACTTATAGATATATCCTAACGCATGTCTACCAGTTACTGTTTCAGTGACGATAACCGGTGCATTCACTTTATACAATTGTTTGAAGTTGCCTGAGAACCATTGTAATACctaaaatagaaatattaataGCATCTTAAACTAAAACTTACATTTGTTCACCCCAGTAAACATCAACTCATAAATTCTAAACAAAGCAATGGTTGCAGAATAAAGTATTCTTAGAAagatattatacttatatatcATCAACGTTACCAAATAAactgtgtacatatatatatacaaatatgtatTTGAAGTATACTATCACTGAACAATCAATTCAAATCGAAATTCATATTCTACTGTTTAATCAGAAATCAAAATCTTTTTCCATATTTACACTCTAGTACATTCTGTAAGTTCTATACAGTAAAAGATCCAGTTATGCATTACTTCAGTCACTTGACTAACGACTAGATTCCTtgcagaggaaaaaaaatctcagaaCAATTAAGACTCATAAAGCATTGGTTTATAGCTAACAATTTAATATCAAAGAATCATGGATAGACTTGAAGTACGATGCACGTAATTTTTGAATGTGAGAATCTTGTGCGAATCTTTCATACTTCAACCACAAGTACTCGGTAGTTCAAATAAGAAACAGCAGCTTACCAATGCACTTTGGCAGAATGTTATTTGTGCATCCTTATTGTTAGTTCAAGAATATAGAAGCAGATAGAGGGTAAAATTATCCGCACTTAATTCGACCAAGGTAGTAACTCGACACTTTGTTCTTTTGTCCCAGCAACGATAGCAGCAAATCACTGCTAAGTGTTACAACAAATTCAAGTTTagttaaaaatagaaaacaaaaacacgcCGAGGTTTCTTCCACAGCTTAgacaaaaaatacaatttttgttaTCAATAACAGCAAAAGTATAAATATCGTAGGAAATTTGTTTGTTCATCCAAACAGAAAATGGTACAAATTTGTCCTACAATTATACACTATGACATGAAAGATTATTTCTGTCTATAATTCCAACTCATCACTCTGATACGTCAAAATTATAGTCTCAAGGTAAAGACTTTATCAGCAATTCTTACGCTCCTTACATATTAAAACGTACTTTTATTGTTGATAGCCGTTGTTATGGGTATGAGCATCTTGACTATCTATACTGTACCCCGTTATGCTGTCTGGACTTTGCAAGGAAGCAGCGTACAACGGATTCACCGGGGTAGCACCAGTGTCAAATTGAGTTGAATCATAAACACTGTTGTTCTGCAAACAGAAGAATATTCTGCTTTGGAATCAATCAAGGCGAattcaacagttttgaaaaatatcccgTCAATTTCACAAACGCTAATCCCTGAGCAATATTCAACATCCTTATAACGTGAGAAAAACAACTATACGAAATCGAATGGTCagcggaaaaaaatacatcgaGCATCTGTAAATATCTATCTAGGATTAGGCCGCTATTACAGTGTGTTTATCGATATGTTTATACCACTTGTTACTACCTCAGTTCAAGAATCAGATTTAAAAGGAAATGACGCTGTTTCGTAAACATCACGATcggtttctttttcgtttgtGAAAATGATCAAACGTATTTGACTGTATGCAGATATAGTACAATGTCTGGCAAAATAAGTTTACGggtattgaaaaaaagcaaagaCGAACCTATAAAATGAGCTTGTGATTGCTTTCATTACGAAGAGACTCGTCCCATTTTTTGTGACATTAGTAGCCAGATTAAGCATTACTGGTCCGTTTGATTCTGAAGGAATGTTATTTTTACTAAAGCGAAGCATGCCAAATTTCTTTCTAATCTTTCGAAACCTGTTCCTTACCTGTTTGATTTGAGAAATGGGTTAAAAGTTCAAATGTTAATGTTtgtttaatataaaattaGTGTGAATTAATAAAACGAGAATGATAGCTACAATAATACGTTTAATAAAATGAACGTCGCATGCTAAATCTAAAtacaattgtaataaaaaatatttgatcacTAGCAGAGAGTTGTGCATCTAATCATTTTTATCTGGGCTGTGAAATATAGTACAATAGGTTGCCTTCTTATAAGTCAACATTCATTCGATTATTTACAATTCACACCCCAAATCCAAAGTCAGTAAACAACGATTCTTTACCGCATTATATACTTTTACTCTACCAAACtgtgcatattttttaaaattaatacaacCATCAACCATCACTAGTACCTGATTTTCATAGAAAAATTCATGCTTACTTCAGTTAGGCATtgagtataataattatgttaTATACAAGTTTAATTAAAACCTTAGGAACATAACCAAAGCAATGTGTACGTTGAATAATGATATATTTACAAGACTTGAAGATTGCGCAACATGGAGACTATTAATCTGTATGTTTTGGCGGGGcattgaataatttcagatAATCGCTTAAGCTGGTTGAGTTTTTGGAATTATCATCAGAGTTATTAAAACTGTAAGATGTTGTCGATTTAGAATTTTGTAATGACGAGTTGGAAATTTTCACATCACTGGTGGTATTGTCGAATGAGTTATTCGCGGAAAAAAAGGATAAATCAGTATTCTGGGATTGTGCAGAAGCAAAGGAACTTATTTCTGAATCTTCTACCAACGTTTGTGAATCAGGAATTGATGCAGTTTCTAATTTCACTGGGTTCAAATGCagaattgaaaagttttgatcTTTGAAACTGCTCTGTTTgtgtggtgaaaatttttttaaatttccttcATTACCTATACTCAAAACACTAGTTGTGCTTTTCGTTTGCCCTAATGACTTTGAACTGGTATTCAAcgattcaattttcgaaccaCTTGTAGACGGTTTAATCTGATCCAAGTTTGTAAATTCTTCATCGTTTAATAACGCTGTATTTATACTGGTTGATGGGACGTTAATGGACATTGGTTTTTTATCCTTGCGTAGCAACAAATTCGATTCTGACAAATTTCCCACATAATTTCTAAACATGTTGGAGCTACGTTTCTGTAGTTTTCCAGAATGTAACACAGAATCAGCATTATCGAATCCCAACATTTCACTGCTGACTGATGATCTAGAATTAACTACAGCATCTTGTTCAAAGAATTGGTAAGCAGGAAGTCCTCTGCTCTTGAATATTTCAGATTTCGGACGAGAATAATCAACAGTTTCGGACGCTAGCGCAACCGATGTAATGTTGGCAGTAGATTTAGTTTCggtaggaaaatttttaagatcATTGTCATTCGATGGTGAAAACAAGTTGACATTACTATCGCGACATTCcggtgaataaattaaattactGGCTGTTGGAGAAAGCGTGTAATTTGAAACACTGGTTACGTCTTGATGGTTTTTCAAATCCGACTTTAAATCCAATGCTGAATGACAGACATTCAAATTGGGCGTACTCAGTGGTGAGTATTTTAACTTTGGAAATGTGAGACTGCTTTTGTACCCAGTTTTCAGAACACGTTGACGTTCATCGAGTCCTTTAGAGGTTGAACCAGCATTTAATTCAACCTGAGAAATAGATTTACCCGACCAATTTTTTACAAGAATCTGCCCAGCCGCTAATGAGTAATTTGATCTATGTTTAGAAATGGAAGAAGATTTCGATAGCGTTGAGTCGAATAGCGGCATATGAATAAATGGAGTATGGACCTGATATATGTAGTCGCTGTCAGTTTTCAATGAAGAAAAACTCTGTTGATGAGGTAATGAAACCGTATCTTCGTCCATAGCATCATCAACTTGTGCCTTGTACGAGAACATTAGAGTTGGCTGGGAGAcgctataaataaaaatcagaagcATTACACAAGGGACTTTTTGCGCTATTATTCAAATCAgtcatttatttgtttgttaaGAGCATAATGCCGTATGGATGTTTATgcaattgaaaagaaaagctCATAACATACCCAAACAATTCTGACAAGAATGTGTGGTAGACCAATGGTGTGAATAGAGTCAAGTACAGCGCAGCAGTGATGTCAACTATACAAAGCCCTTCAGGAGCCTGCATATAGTTCAACAGACCTGCTCCTATCGATTGTAGTAAATCGACAAAAGCCAAGATACCCGCGTAGACGTAAAAACTTCTTTTAGCTAAAGTGAAATGCCATAAGGTAATGAATAGactaatacatatataatcggTATTCTTGAGGGTTTAGTGTATTGCAAGTGGAGTTTCCAAGTTAAGGGTAAATTATTAAAGTGAGATACTTACTAGGCAAAGCAAGTCTATCCCGCAATCTTGTTCGTGGCAGTATTAATATAAGAAAGTATATCTGTAAagaagatttcaaaaaattgggTCAAGTTTTAGTATAGCACAATCTGcaatttaaacttttcatacCGTTGTGAACACAAGACTGCTGCAGAACCAGAACATCATTCCTCCATGACCgaaaagataaaattttctgCTCGGTATTTCAAATGTGTCATCAGGTAAAACCAATTCCAGTGTACCTTGAGTTATCGTGAATGCTAGTGCTATAAAAGATGTAGCCAGCAAAACTCTTCGAATACTAGAGCGACTGTCTAAGTGTCCTGAAAAAGTAAACGTTAATTAacattgatataaaaatatatgtaataaagGTGGACATTTTTGCTTTGCGGAAATTAGCGTCGACTCACCGAAAGCTAAGCCGAATATAACCACGCTCATTTCTGTAGATAGTAGGAAGAATCTGACCGTAACCCATAGAATCTTATCTGCTAAACCACCTACAGTTGCTGCTGCGTTAACAGTCATTGATACGACACAGCGTATTACTGAGATTAGGATATTACTTACAACCTGTTGAGTATTGAAAATAACGTTGGTTTAATAAAACCGAAACAAATTTCGGaggctgtaaaatttcataaagTTACTTACAAGACCATAAAATGCTAAGTATATTGGACTGCTAGTTGCACGCAACTTAAGCCTCGCTCTATTAAATCTTGCAGCGATGAATATGAGAAATATCAAATTTGGAATGAGTATTACAACGTCCCATATTCTCactctgaaaataaaatgttgccTTAGAGCAATAGTAAGAAATGTAGTTTTGTTGGTCGACTCGGCTCTTGAAGGCTTATTGTCGTAAAACTATTTTGATTTCGTCATTTTAAAATACTGTACAAGTTACCTGGAATCTGCAATTTCCTTatataaaatcaatttacaAAAGTAATCTTCCTCTCCCATAGCCAAACTAATGTTTGGATCTATCGTAGTGCCGAGTAATCGTCGAAAGTGTACCTCAGACACGGTTTCCAATTCTACGTTACCATACATTGTTTTCTTACACAATGAAAGACTCTATACAAATTTTAGGCATAACAGTTTCCCATTGAATACGTAGGTGGAATTCTGAAAGACAAAAGAAATTGCTTACtaaatacataataaatttaaaaataaactgttCCAATCACAACTTAAGCAGCAGATGAATCTCATAGGTTTATATTGAGAATGATGTCAAGTATGCAAACAGTAACGAAGAATAGAACCGCAAATTTTAGATTAATTATTACACTCATGTAGGGTAAATTTGTTGTCAATAAACAATGTGACTCTAAAATTTGCTATCgcaaatcaattctttggataaatttattcacagaACAAAGAAGTTCTAAAATACTGCGTAGAAGTTTGCATTGATTTCGAGTATAAACATAACCTTCTTAAGATCCCATGATAAGTGTTGCGTTCGAAAGGTTGAGTATAATTGATAAACAGAAATCAGATTCCCAGTtagaaaacgaatgaaaatacgCGTTAAGggatttttttacaagtaaaGTAAACGTTGATCCGAAAATTGATAGAGatgcaaaatttttcgagCTGTCAAACTCTTTGTCAAACGTTAAAGAAAATATGTAGTCGCATAATGTGTTTACcgtaatgaaattattttctaatcaACTTACGGATTATATGACTCCCGATAGTGTCATAACTCTGGAGAAATGAACTCTCTGTGATGAGGCTAAGCAAAAGTCCCGACTTATCGTGGTGTCGAGTGTTTTTTCAACCTTAGGCCAAATGTTCAATGCCCATTTTGTTCTCTGTAGCAGACTACACCATTCGATAATCTGGAAGCAGCGATGGATGCCGACTTTTCAGGTTCTGAGCGGTACAACGAGCTGTGAATTATTCGCCAAGCGAAGTAACCCCATACCGTGTACTTTGCAGCGAGTATAAAAAGCGCGATACTTGTTGGCCGAGAAGTCATTACATctcggagaaaaaaattattcgcgaGATAGGATAGGTACTATAACAACATGGCTATCGGTTCGTTGATTCGTGGGTCGTGACGCACTTAACGCTGTCAGTGTCAGGTGACGCTGGATTACGTTGCTCAGCTCATAAACATGGCAGCTCggttttcaaattactcagAGAGATAACAGGcaattatttcacattttacCGCTGATCTCGCGTGTACCATTCGCAATAATTGAAATGGCTAGCGATTATTCGAAccatttgttgaaaaacgtgCATTTAGGTTTGTCACAACCGGCGAACGGTGAAAGTTTTTTTGTCACAAGCGAATACGAGTACTGGCATTACGGCTGCGATGGCGTAAACGACAGGGTAAACATATTTAATCAAGTTTTTGCACACGAGTTACTCGTGATACACTATTATTCAATAACATTCTCGAACGCGGTACAATCGTGAGTTTCTGATTCCCCTATGTTTACTCGAATACTTCTAGCCAAAGCTTCCAACATTGCAAACGTTAACAAATACCCGACACGCTATTGGGTAATTTCATCTGAAACGACCAATGGGATCGTGTGTACATATTTTAGAAACTTACACTACGGTTAATGGCActgttaaatattatttaatcacTGAAACTCATTATCTGCATTACTtcattatacaattatatcttacatcaattattattgatgT from Neodiprion lecontei isolate iyNeoLeco1 chromosome 1, iyNeoLeco1.1, whole genome shotgun sequence includes these protein-coding regions:
- the LOC107223302 gene encoding uncharacterized protein LOC107223302 isoform X1, encoding MYGNVELETVSEVHFRRLLGTTIDPNISLAMGEEDYFCKLILYKEIADSRQHFIFRVRIWDVVILIPNLIFLIFIAARFNRARLKLRATSSPIYLAFYGLVVSNILISVIRCVVSMTVNAAATVGGLADKILWVTVRFFLLSTEMSVVIFGLAFGHLDSRSSIRRVLLATSFIALAFTITQGTLELVLPDDTFEIPSRKFYLFGHGGMMFWFCSSLVFTTIYFLILILPRTRLRDRLALPTKRSFYVYAGILAFVDLLQSIGAGLLNYMQAPEGLCIVDITAALYLTLFTPLVYHTFLSELFGVSQPTLMFSYKAQVDDAMDEDTVSLPHQQSFSSLKTDSDYIYQVHTPFIHMPLFDSTLSKSSSISKHRSNYSLAAGQILVKNWSGKSISQVELNAGSTSKGLDERQRVLKTGYKSSLTFPKLKYSPLSTPNLNVCHSALDLKSDLKNHQDVTSVSNYTLSPTASNLIYSPECRDSNVNLFSPSNDNDLKNFPTETKSTANITSVALASETVDYSRPKSEIFKSRGLPAYQFFEQDAVVNSRSSVSSEMLGFDNADSVLHSGKLQKRSSNMFRNYVGNLSESNLLLRKDKKPMSINVPSTSINTALLNDEEFTNLDQIKPSTSGSKIESLNTSSKSLGQTKSTTSVLSIGNEGNLKKFSPHKQSSFKDQNFSILHLNPVKLETASIPDSQTLVEDSEISSFASAQSQNTDLSFFSANNSFDNTTSDVKISNSSLQNSKSTTSYSFNNSDDNSKNSTSLSDYLKLFNAPPKHTD
- the LOC107223302 gene encoding transmembrane protein adipocyte-associated 1 homolog isoform X4; amino-acid sequence: MYGNVELETVSEVHFRRLLGTTIDPNISLAMGEEDYFCKLILYKEIADSRQHFIFRVRIWDVVILIPNLIFLIFIAARFNRARLKLRATSSPIYLAFYGLVVSNILISVIRCVVSMTVNAAATVGGLADKILWVTVRFFLLSTEMSVVIFGLAFGHLDSRSSIRRVLLATSFIALAFTITQGTLELVLPDDTFEIPSRKFYLFGHGGMMFWFCSSLVFTTIYFLILILPRTRLRDRLALPTKRSFYVYAGILAFVDLLQSIGAGLLNYMQAPEGLCIVDITAALYLTLFTPLVYHTFLSELFGVSQPTLMFSYKAQVDDAMDEDTVSLPHQQSFSSLKTDSDYIYQNNSVYDSTQFDTGATPVNPLYAASLQSPDSITGYSIDSQDAHTHNNGYQQ
- the LOC107223302 gene encoding uncharacterized protein LOC107223302 isoform X3, which codes for MYGNVELETVSEVHFRRLLGTTIDPNISLAMGEEDYFCKLILYKEIADSRQHFIFRVRIWDVVILIPNLIFLIFIAARFNRARLKLRATSSPIYLAFYGLVVSNILISVIRCVVSMTVNAAATVGGLADKILWVTVRFFLLSTEMSVVIFGLAFGHLDSRSSIRRVLLATSFIALAFTITQGTLELVLPDDTFEIPSRKFYLFGHGGMMFWFCSSLVFTTIYFLILILPRTRLRDRLALPTKRSFYVYAGILAFVDLLQSIGAGLLNYMQAPEGLCIVDITAALYLTLFTPLVYHTFLSELFGVSQPTLMFSYKAQVDDAMDEDTVSLPHQQSFSSLKTDSDYIYQVELNAGSTSKGLDERQRVLKTGYKSSLTFPKLKYSPLSTPNLNVCHSALDLKSDLKNHQDVTSVSNYTLSPTASNLIYSPECRDSNVNLFSPSNDNDLKNFPTETKSTANITSVALASETVDYSRPKSEIFKSRGLPAYQFFEQDAVVNSRSSVSSEMLGFDNADSVLHSGKLQKRSSNMFRNYVGNLSESNLLLRKDKKPMSINVPSTSINTALLNDEEFTNLDQIKPSTSGSKIESLNTSSKSLGQTKSTTSVLSIGNEGNLKKFSPHKQSSFKDQNFSILHLNPVKLETASIPDSQTLVEDSEISSFASAQSQNTDLSFFSANNSFDNTTSDVKISNSSLQNSKSTTSYSFNNSDDNSKNSTSLSDYLKLFNAPPKHTD
- the LOC107223302 gene encoding uncharacterized protein LOC107223302 isoform X2, translated to MYGNVELETVSEVHFRRLLGTTIDPNISLAMGEEDYFCKLILYKEIADSRVRIWDVVILIPNLIFLIFIAARFNRARLKLRATSSPIYLAFYGLVVSNILISVIRCVVSMTVNAAATVGGLADKILWVTVRFFLLSTEMSVVIFGLAFGHLDSRSSIRRVLLATSFIALAFTITQGTLELVLPDDTFEIPSRKFYLFGHGGMMFWFCSSLVFTTIYFLILILPRTRLRDRLALPTKRSFYVYAGILAFVDLLQSIGAGLLNYMQAPEGLCIVDITAALYLTLFTPLVYHTFLSELFGVSQPTLMFSYKAQVDDAMDEDTVSLPHQQSFSSLKTDSDYIYQVHTPFIHMPLFDSTLSKSSSISKHRSNYSLAAGQILVKNWSGKSISQVELNAGSTSKGLDERQRVLKTGYKSSLTFPKLKYSPLSTPNLNVCHSALDLKSDLKNHQDVTSVSNYTLSPTASNLIYSPECRDSNVNLFSPSNDNDLKNFPTETKSTANITSVALASETVDYSRPKSEIFKSRGLPAYQFFEQDAVVNSRSSVSSEMLGFDNADSVLHSGKLQKRSSNMFRNYVGNLSESNLLLRKDKKPMSINVPSTSINTALLNDEEFTNLDQIKPSTSGSKIESLNTSSKSLGQTKSTTSVLSIGNEGNLKKFSPHKQSSFKDQNFSILHLNPVKLETASIPDSQTLVEDSEISSFASAQSQNTDLSFFSANNSFDNTTSDVKISNSSLQNSKSTTSYSFNNSDDNSKNSTSLSDYLKLFNAPPKHTD
- the LOC107223302 gene encoding transmembrane protein adipocyte-associated 1 homolog isoform X5, translating into MYGNVELETVSEVHFRRLLGTTIDPNISLAMGEEDYFCKLILYKEIADSRVRIWDVVILIPNLIFLIFIAARFNRARLKLRATSSPIYLAFYGLVVSNILISVIRCVVSMTVNAAATVGGLADKILWVTVRFFLLSTEMSVVIFGLAFGHLDSRSSIRRVLLATSFIALAFTITQGTLELVLPDDTFEIPSRKFYLFGHGGMMFWFCSSLVFTTIYFLILILPRTRLRDRLALPTKRSFYVYAGILAFVDLLQSIGAGLLNYMQAPEGLCIVDITAALYLTLFTPLVYHTFLSELFGVSQPTLMFSYKAQVDDAMDEDTVSLPHQQSFSSLKTDSDYIYQNNSVYDSTQFDTGATPVNPLYAASLQSPDSITGYSIDSQDAHTHNNGYQQ